The Oncorhynchus tshawytscha isolate Ot180627B linkage group LG08, Otsh_v2.0, whole genome shotgun sequence genome window below encodes:
- the LOC121846928 gene encoding transforming growth factor beta-3 proprotein-like: MHCKKSPFLSPSLTALPPPLPPLPLPSLSLHVLLCSSSGLDDELLQQQLRRPGSGLAKGQVDFSTKTPHVILTLRPSDRVDNPGKMTRKKRATADTTTCSRNSDVDCCLRSLYIDFRQDLDWKWIHEPKGYKGCPYLWSADNHYNMILPLFNKLNPEASASPCCVPQDLEPLTIVYIMGRTPKVKQLSNMVVRSCRCR; the protein is encoded by the exons ATGCACTGCAAAAAaagtccctttctctctccctccttgaccgctctccctcctcctctccccccacttCCGCTCCCTTCCCTGTCCCTCCATGTCCTACTCTGTTCTTCCTCAGGTCTGGATGATGAGCTGCTTCAGCAGCAGTTGCGGAGGCCAGGGTCAGGGCTGGCTAAGGGCCAGGTAGATTTTAGTACCAAGACCCCCCACGTCATCCTCACCTTAAGGCCCAGCGACAGGGTCGACAACCCAGGCAAGATGACCCGCAAGAAGAGGGCCACCGCAGACACCACCACCTGCTCCAG GAACTCTGACGTGGACTGCTGTCTGCGATCTCTCTACATCGACTTCCGCCAGGACCTGGACTGGAAGTGGATCCATGAGCCGAAGGGCTACAAGGGCTGCCCATACCTCTGGAGTGCTGACAACCACTACAACATG ATCCTGCCGCTGTTTAACAAGCTGAACCCTGAGGCGTCGGCATCTCCGTGCTGCGTACCTCAGGACCTGGAGCCTCTGACCATCGTGTACATCATGGGCCGAACGCCCAAGGTAAAGCAGCTCTCCAACATGGTGGTCAGGTCCTGCAGGTGCCGCTGA